TTGAGGCTGAGAAGCGAGTGCTGGCAAATGCTGAGAAACTTTATACGGCGGCGATGAGCGCGCATGAGCTGCTGTATGAGTCGGAGAGCTCTGCGGAGAGCGCGCTGGGTGCGGCTTTGAAGCATGTGGAGGAGTTGGCGCGGTACGATGCGCGGTTTCAGGAGCCTGCGCAACAGTTGGCTGCGGCGAAGGCGATCGTGGAAGATGTCGATGCCGAGGTGAGGGATTTTGCCGACAATGTTCATGCTGCGCCCGGGCGGCTTGAGGAGATTGAAGATCGGCTGGCTGCACTCGATCGGTTGAAGCGGAAGTATGGGCAGAGCTTGAAAGATGTTATCGACTTTGGTGCGGAGGCGGCGCGGCAGCTGGCTGAGGTGGAGAATCGCGATGCGCTGCTGGTGGAACTTAAGGTTAAGCAGGAGAAGGACGCGGAGGCCTATAGGGTTGTTGCGGCGAAGCTTACCGCTGGGCGTACAGAGGCTGCGAAGAGACTGGAGAAGCTGGCGGAGGCGCAGATCAACGATCTTGCCATGAGCACGCGGTTTCATGTGCGCGTGACCGCGGAGAAGTCGACGGAGAGCTGGACCGCGCATGGCTGGGATCAGGTAGAGTGTCTGATCGCGACTAATGCCGGGGAGCCGATGAAACCGCTGTATGAGATTGCTTCGGGTGGTGAGATGTCGCGGGTGATGCTGGCGCTGAAGGTGACTGTGGAGGAGGCGGCGTCGGGTGGGGCGGGGAGGAAGAAGAAGTCGGTTCTGCCACGGACGTTGGTGTTTGACGAGATCGATATCGGCATCGGCGGACGGGCGGCGGAGGCGGTTGGGCGAAAGCTGAAGACGTTGTCCAAAGGCCAGCAGGTGTTGTGTATTACCCATCTGCCGCAGATTGCGGCGTTTGGGGATCAGCACTTTCTGATCGAAAAAACGGAGAAGCGTGGACGCACCCAGACTGAGGTTCGCCGCATGGAGGACTCAGAGCGAACGCAGGAGATTGCGCGCATGTTAAGTGGGGCGAAGTTGACGGAGACCAGCCTCAAGCATGCAGCACATTTGCTGGAGAGCAGCCGCTGATTTTTGGCCGCACATCTTGTAAGACGGCGTACGCATCCGAGTGAGGAGATGCGATTCAGGAGGATGAGCGATGTCAAACGATTCGAATAAGTGCGCTATGAAGGGTTGTCTCTGTACGCCGCCTGAAGGGCAGAAGTACTGTTCTGCTTATTGTGAAACTGCGAAGGGTGAGACGAAGCTGCAATGCGATTGCGGACACCCGGCCTGCGCTGGCCAAAAGCTTTAGGGTTTTGGCGCGATTGGACGATGCCGGGGAGCTTAAAAGGTTCCATTATTTGTGCGGCTTTTGTTGCTTTCTTGGCTTGTTATGTTGCACCTAGAATGGTTCAATTCTGTGCTAAGACAGGGTTGAACGCGGTATACTAGGGACGTGATTACAACCACCCTTGACCACGCTGCTGGAACCGAGAGCGGCAACAAAACGAAAACTAAGCGGGTTCTCCTCCTCAAGCCTCGCGGCTTCTGTGCCGGCGTAGTGCGTGCGATCGATATCGTGCAGATTGCGCTGGAGACCTTTGGCGCTCCGATCTATGTTCGCAAAGAGATTGTTCATAACAGCTATGTTGTGACCGACCTGGCGAAGAAGGGCGCAATCTTTGTCAACGAACTTGACGAGGTTCCAGAGGGCGCTCGGGTGATTTACTCGGCTCATGGAGTTTCGCCGGCGGTTCGCGACCGGGCGAAGGAACGCGGGTTGAAGGTGGTGGATGCGACCTGCCCGCTGGTGACGAAGGTTCACGTGGAGGCGATCAAGTTTGCCAAGCAGGGGTACTCACTGGTGCTGATCGGGCATCGTGACCATGACGAGATTGAGGGCACGCAGGGTGAGGCTCCGGATGTGACCCAGGTGGTTTCGACGGTGCAGGAGGTTGCGGACCTGGTTGTGCCGGATCCGAATCGTGTGGCGTATCTGACGCAGACGACGCTGTCGCTCGATGAGGCCCGGGATATGATCCAGGCGCTCAAGAACAAGTATCCGAATATCGTTGGGCCGCACTCACAGGATATCTGCTACGCAACGGAGAACCGGCAGGTTGCGGTGAAGAACGTTGCTCATGGAGCGGATCTGGTGCTGGTTGTCGGATCGACAAACAGCTCCAACTCCAACCGTTTGGTCGAGGTTTCGAAGAATCTGGATACGAATTCGTATCTGATCGATACGGCAGATGCTATTCGGCCGGAGTGGCTTGATGGTGTCGATACAGTTGCTGTGACAGCTGGCGCTTCGGCTCCTGAGGTTCTTGTCAAGGATGTCGTCGAATATCTGCAGACGATGGGCTATGGCTCCGTCGATGAGGTTGAAGTGATGCCGGAGAACGTGCGCTTTGGTTTGCCTCCGGAGATCGTTCAGGCGATTGCATCTGCTCCACCAGTAAACCGGTAACTAGTTTCGTAACAGAGAGTTTGCTTTTCATGGGTATATCTGCAAGTAATCCGAAGGGCGTTGATCAGCCGGCCCAGCCGCGTTTTGGCCGGATGGATGTTGGACTGGATCGTATTACGCAGGGTGTTGCGCGGGCGAAGGACTGGCTCTTTGCGCAGCAACATCCAGACGGGTACTGGTGCG
The nucleotide sequence above comes from Tunturibacter empetritectus. Encoded proteins:
- a CDS encoding 4-hydroxy-3-methylbut-2-enyl diphosphate reductase; its protein translation is MITTTLDHAAGTESGNKTKTKRVLLLKPRGFCAGVVRAIDIVQIALETFGAPIYVRKEIVHNSYVVTDLAKKGAIFVNELDEVPEGARVIYSAHGVSPAVRDRAKERGLKVVDATCPLVTKVHVEAIKFAKQGYSLVLIGHRDHDEIEGTQGEAPDVTQVVSTVQEVADLVVPDPNRVAYLTQTTLSLDEARDMIQALKNKYPNIVGPHSQDICYATENRQVAVKNVAHGADLVLVVGSTNSSNSNRLVEVSKNLDTNSYLIDTADAIRPEWLDGVDTVAVTAGASAPEVLVKDVVEYLQTMGYGSVDEVEVMPENVRFGLPPEIVQAIASAPPVNR
- the recN gene encoding DNA repair protein RecN, which encodes MLLELRAENYAVIDRAVATFGLGLNLLTGETGAGKSILIDALALLLGGKASADFVRHGEEKAVVSCVFELTQGAAAILEANGIDSESDHLLLRREILVSGKGRVFVNNQPATVGVLRQLAPELALVHSQGETMGSFDQAQQRILLDRFGAVSVDGVAEAFAAWRATTDKLDELQSAEQDRLRMADLWRFQSREIDQAGLSAEDEDAQLEAEKRVLANAEKLYTAAMSAHELLYESESSAESALGAALKHVEELARYDARFQEPAQQLAAAKAIVEDVDAEVRDFADNVHAAPGRLEEIEDRLAALDRLKRKYGQSLKDVIDFGAEAARQLAEVENRDALLVELKVKQEKDAEAYRVVAAKLTAGRTEAAKRLEKLAEAQINDLAMSTRFHVRVTAEKSTESWTAHGWDQVECLIATNAGEPMKPLYEIASGGEMSRVMLALKVTVEEAASGGAGRKKKSVLPRTLVFDEIDIGIGGRAAEAVGRKLKTLSKGQQVLCITHLPQIAAFGDQHFLIEKTEKRGRTQTEVRRMEDSERTQEIARMLSGAKLTETSLKHAAHLLESSR